One segment of Bradyrhizobium sp. WD16 DNA contains the following:
- a CDS encoding NF038122 family metalloprotease — MSLNLVLSYESSALAAPQSFRDGMQTAANILDSLIQDNITVTIQVGYGDWYNNYDTGLTTGAEGGVLNGTYVSYSTLRAALATHATSSLDQTLVNSLPATTSVNGYSSLWVSSAVEKALGLMSATAATLDGAVGIGTQISGSLLVGVALHELTHAMGRVPDNGSFDLVRYTSAGNHLFSTGATAPAAYFSIDGGLTKLADFGQSSDPSDFLNSGVQGSTDPFNEFYSWSTNQSLSTVDKQIMDAIGFSITPATPVLVESSGLTSLSQVGLNYSLATGGATVSLKSGGANVVAGQFGGWTPIGAEQVGSGFDIAWKVTGSDQYIVWSTDSSGNYLSSMTGIVSGASAALESFETTFHQDLNGDGTIGLLATTIESLGSTSLTQLGLNYYLGAAGSAPSLKYQGSGVTAGQFGGWAPIGAEQIGSGFDVAWKVTGSDQYIVWSTDGSGNYLSSMTGIVSGASAALESFETTFHQDLNGDGTIGLLATTIESLGSTSLTQLGLNYYLGAAGSAPSLKYQGSGVTAGQFGGWAPIGAEQVGSGFDVAWKVTGSDQYIVWSTDGSGNYLSSMTGIVSGASAALESFETTFHQDLNGDGTIGLLATTIESLGSTSLTQLGLNYYLGAAGSAPSLKYQGSGVTAGQFGGWAPIGAEQIGSGFDVAWKVTGSDQYIVWSTDGSGNYLSSMTGIVSGASAALESFETTFHQDLNGDGTIGVPPAATAFLTGLSSATSSFDGSTVTLPSGAGAPISATLIGFSGDGTLAGSHQVDLRGFELAKLQSSFDASSGVLSLSDGTHAANLQFLGIASQDSFKFANDGAGGTTVYVTTTANGAGAAPTAAATTLDGETFIFAPNFGQAALSHFDPATDTLQINHNVFANANAFLAAAHDDGGGNVVVVDGAHDTLSIQHVTLAQLQAHQNDLHFV, encoded by the coding sequence ATGTCACTGAATCTCGTCCTGAGCTACGAAAGTTCCGCTCTCGCCGCCCCACAAAGCTTCCGGGATGGCATGCAGACCGCGGCGAACATTCTCGATTCCCTGATTCAGGACAACATCACCGTCACCATCCAGGTCGGCTACGGCGACTGGTACAACAATTACGATACCGGCCTGACGACTGGCGCCGAAGGCGGCGTCCTGAACGGCACCTACGTTTCCTACAGCACGCTTCGTGCCGCACTCGCGACCCATGCCACGTCGTCGCTCGACCAGACGCTGGTCAATTCGCTGCCCGCGACGACATCGGTCAACGGCTATTCCAGCCTCTGGGTGTCGTCCGCGGTCGAAAAGGCCCTGGGCCTGATGTCGGCGACAGCCGCGACGCTCGACGGCGCGGTCGGCATCGGCACCCAGATCTCCGGCAGTCTGCTGGTCGGCGTGGCGCTGCACGAACTGACCCACGCCATGGGACGCGTGCCGGATAACGGCAGCTTCGATCTCGTCCGCTACACCAGTGCCGGCAATCACCTGTTCTCAACGGGAGCGACCGCCCCCGCCGCCTATTTCTCCATTGATGGCGGCCTGACCAAACTCGCCGATTTCGGACAGTCGTCCGACCCGAGCGACTTTCTCAACAGCGGCGTTCAGGGCTCGACCGATCCGTTCAACGAATTCTACAGCTGGAGCACCAACCAGAGCCTGTCCACCGTCGACAAGCAGATCATGGACGCCATCGGGTTCAGCATAACGCCAGCTACTCCGGTGCTCGTCGAATCGTCCGGTCTGACGAGCCTCAGCCAAGTGGGCCTGAACTATTCGCTGGCAACCGGGGGCGCCACCGTTTCACTGAAATCTGGTGGCGCGAATGTCGTCGCTGGCCAATTCGGCGGTTGGACTCCGATCGGCGCCGAGCAGGTCGGCAGCGGCTTCGACATCGCCTGGAAGGTCACTGGCTCCGACCAGTACATCGTCTGGAGCACGGATAGCAGCGGCAACTATTTGAGCTCTATGACCGGCATCGTGTCGGGGGCGAGCGCCGCATTGGAATCGTTCGAGACCACCTTCCATCAGGACCTCAATGGCGACGGCACCATCGGCTTGCTCGCCACCACCATCGAGTCGCTCGGTTCGACCAGCCTCACTCAACTCGGCCTCAACTATTACCTCGGCGCAGCCGGTTCTGCTCCATCGCTCAAGTATCAGGGCTCGGGCGTCACTGCCGGCCAGTTCGGCGGTTGGGCGCCGATCGGCGCCGAGCAAATCGGCAGCGGCTTCGACGTCGCCTGGAAGGTCACTGGCTCCGACCAGTACATCGTCTGGAGCACGGATGGCAGCGGCAACTATTTGAGCTCCATGACCGGCATCGTGTCGGGGGCGAGCGCCGCATTGGAATCGTTCGAGACCACCTTCCACCAGGACCTCAACGGCGACGGCACCATCGGCTTGCTCGCCACCACCATAGAGTCGCTCGGTTCGACCAGCCTCACTCAACTCGGCCTCAACTATTACCTCGGCGCAGCCGGTTCTGCTCCATCGCTCAAGTATCAGGGCTCGGGCGTCACCGCCGGCCAGTTCGGCGGTTGGGCGCCGATCGGCGCCGAGCAGGTCGGCAGCGGCTTTGACGTCGCCTGGAAGGTCACTGGCTCCGATCAGTACATCGTCTGGAGCACGGATGGCAGCGGCAACTATTTGAGCTCCATGACCGGCATCGTGTCGGGGGCGAGCGCCGCTTTGGAATCGTTCGAGACCACCTTCCATCAGGACCTCAACGGCGACGGCACCATCGGCTTGCTCGCCACCACCATCGAGTCACTCGGTTCGACCAGCCTCACTCAACTCGGCCTCAACTATTACCTCGGCGCAGCCGGTTCTGCTCCATCGCTCAAGTATCAGGGCTCGGGCGTCACCGCCGGCCAGTTCGGCGGTTGGGCGCCGATCGGCGCCGAGCAGATCGGCAGCGGCTTTGACGTCGCCTGGAAGGTCACTGGCTCCGATCAGTACATCGTCTGGAGCACGGATGGCAGCGGTAACTATTTGAGCTCCATGACCGGCATCGTGTCGGGGGCGAGCGCCGCATTGGAATCATTCGAGACCACCTTCCATCAGGACCTCAACGGCGACGGCACCATCGGCGTGCCGCCAGCTGCAACCGCTTTCCTCACCGGCCTATCGTCGGCGACCAGCAGCTTTGATGGTTCGACCGTGACCCTACCCTCAGGCGCCGGGGCCCCGATTAGCGCGACCCTGATCGGCTTCTCCGGCGACGGCACCCTCGCCGGCTCCCATCAGGTCGATCTGCGGGGCTTCGAACTCGCGAAGCTCCAGTCGAGCTTCGACGCGTCGTCGGGCGTGCTGTCGTTGAGCGACGGCACCCATGCCGCCAACCTGCAGTTCCTCGGGATCGCTTCACAGGACAGCTTCAAATTCGCCAACGATGGTGCTGGCGGCACGACGGTCTATGTAACAACCACCGCAAACGGGGCCGGCGCAGCACCGACCGCTGCGGCGACTACGCTCGATGGCGAGACTTTCATCTTCGCTCCGAATTTCGGCCAGGCCGCGCTCTCCCACTTCGATCCGGCCACGGACACGCTCCAGATCAACCATAATGTCTTCGCGAATGCGAACGCCTTCCTCGCCGCCGCCCACGACGACGGCGGCGGAAATGTCGTGGTCGTCGACGGCGCTCACGACACGCTGTCGATCCAGCATGTGACGCTGGCGCAACTCCAGGCCCATCAGAACGACCTCCATTTCGTCTGA
- a CDS encoding glycosyltransferase family 2 protein, which produces MDLDPGSRSLEADAHEGAALNWRVSGWGAARPFTARFENPSLIDQAIEIARGERGLIEDAIRKGRIPFPSRMPTGRGAAISNVEGPVFAKPASFGYERHAASSSEVLSWLSAAKYNVCNRAQRRGLEAALGEVEQRVPCGIIVVVAEGGTFHVTRQLVRKFPRVVVVQSSYGAGSEPKAASLRRPAADGLFSWLCANADRASSVGAFVLVGDGTFEIDVAAIRDFAQTDIIRVSPIGKSPFWSASRLANGANAGADDASALPRISIVTVSYNQAAYLEQAINSVLGQDYPNLEYVIVDGGSTDGSVEIINRYRDQLHAVVIEPDNGQSDALNKGFRLTSGEILNWLCSDDMLEPGALRQLARSYVRNDMPDLLVGGCVRIGEERGVELARHHTSIVMGETVPMEPLNILQFMRSWQYGNYFFQPEVFFSRRIWDAAGAFIKPHLFYAMDYDLWLRMALAGARVRHIPAFLGCSRVHSAQKTQSDQVYLYQIAQIMDEYEELFVRLKGSIA; this is translated from the coding sequence ATGGATCTCGACCCCGGCTCCCGTTCCCTCGAGGCGGATGCGCACGAGGGCGCTGCTTTAAACTGGCGCGTGTCTGGTTGGGGCGCCGCTCGACCGTTCACGGCTCGATTCGAAAATCCAAGCCTGATCGACCAGGCGATCGAGATCGCGCGCGGCGAACGCGGCTTGATCGAGGATGCCATCCGCAAAGGACGAATCCCGTTTCCTAGTCGCATGCCGACTGGGCGAGGCGCGGCCATTTCGAACGTGGAGGGGCCCGTTTTCGCAAAGCCCGCCAGCTTCGGATATGAAAGACATGCCGCGAGCTCGTCTGAAGTGCTCAGTTGGCTCTCCGCTGCGAAATACAACGTCTGCAATCGAGCACAGCGCCGCGGGTTGGAAGCCGCCCTTGGCGAAGTAGAGCAGCGTGTGCCGTGCGGCATCATTGTGGTGGTCGCAGAGGGAGGCACTTTTCACGTAACAAGGCAGCTCGTTCGGAAATTCCCGCGAGTTGTTGTTGTCCAGTCGTCTTACGGAGCTGGGTCGGAACCAAAGGCTGCATCGCTGCGAAGGCCTGCCGCCGACGGCCTGTTTTCCTGGTTGTGCGCCAACGCAGACCGAGCTTCGAGCGTCGGGGCGTTCGTCCTGGTCGGTGACGGCACCTTCGAAATTGATGTCGCCGCGATCCGCGATTTCGCCCAGACGGACATCATACGGGTCAGCCCGATCGGCAAGTCTCCCTTCTGGAGCGCCTCCCGGTTGGCGAACGGAGCGAACGCTGGCGCTGATGACGCCTCCGCGCTGCCGCGCATTTCGATTGTTACGGTAAGCTACAATCAGGCGGCATATCTGGAGCAGGCCATTAACTCCGTCCTGGGCCAAGATTATCCCAACCTCGAGTATGTGATTGTCGATGGTGGTTCGACGGATGGGTCGGTGGAAATCATCAATCGATATCGAGATCAACTGCACGCCGTCGTCATAGAGCCGGACAACGGACAGTCTGACGCTCTCAACAAGGGATTTCGATTGACGTCGGGAGAGATTCTGAACTGGTTGTGCAGTGACGATATGCTGGAGCCCGGAGCGCTGCGCCAATTGGCTCGCAGCTACGTCCGCAATGACATGCCAGACCTGCTTGTCGGAGGTTGTGTTCGGATCGGCGAGGAGCGTGGCGTCGAGCTCGCCCGCCACCATACATCGATTGTCATGGGGGAAACGGTTCCTATGGAGCCGCTGAACATTCTCCAGTTCATGCGATCGTGGCAGTATGGCAACTATTTTTTCCAGCCTGAAGTATTCTTTTCGCGACGAATTTGGGATGCTGCGGGCGCATTCATCAAGCCGCATCTGTTCTACGCGATGGACTATGATCTTTGGCTGCGTATGGCTCTTGCGGGGGCGCGGGTCCGGCACATCCCTGCTTTTCTGGGCTGCAGCAGAGTCCATTCGGCACAGAAGACCCAGTCCGATCAGGTTTATCTCTACCAAATTGCTCAGATAATGGATGAATACGAAGAGCTCTTCGTGCGCTTGAAGGGCTCGATCGCTTGA
- a CDS encoding transcription termination/antitermination protein NusG — translation MTAAAGVRWYVVQTQVNSELKAALNLQRQGFKVYLPRYLKLRRHARKLEVVARPLFPRYIFVAIDIAIHRWRSIQSTFGVARLVTNGDDPAMVPEGVVAAIMAQEDEKGFVRLDSRPAFAPGDKVRVRSGIFMDAAGIFSGVADHDRVAILLDMLGRKVRVLVAADMVAAA, via the coding sequence ATGACTGCAGCGGCTGGAGTGCGCTGGTACGTCGTTCAGACCCAGGTCAACAGCGAGTTGAAAGCCGCGCTGAACCTGCAGCGGCAGGGTTTTAAGGTCTACCTTCCGCGCTATCTGAAGCTGCGGCGGCACGCTCGCAAGCTCGAGGTCGTCGCAAGGCCGCTGTTCCCGCGCTACATATTCGTCGCTATCGACATTGCGATACATCGCTGGCGTTCAATCCAGTCGACGTTCGGTGTGGCGCGGCTGGTGACCAACGGGGACGATCCTGCAATGGTGCCCGAGGGTGTCGTAGCCGCGATCATGGCGCAGGAGGACGAGAAGGGATTCGTCAGGCTTGATAGTCGTCCGGCATTCGCTCCGGGGGACAAGGTTCGGGTTCGGTCTGGCATTTTTATGGATGCCGCAGGTATCTTCAGCGGTGTTGCCGATCACGACCGCGTCGCAATTCTACTCGATATGCTCGGACGGAAGGTTCGCGTGCTGGTCGCCGCGGACATGGTCGCGGCGGCCTGA
- a CDS encoding ABC transporter ATP-binding protein gives MSKRFRIFSGSFNRMLGALLGTAGPSATENWAIKGLDLTIDRGEAVGIIGRNGSGKSTLLKLIAGALEPSAGQIKVVGRVLALLELGTGFNPELTGRQNVLLAAQMHAFEEDDIRTKLRDIETFADLSDYFDRPVKTYSSGMFVRLAFATFIFMKPDILVIDEALSVGDVFFQQKCFNAIMEMKERGTTILFVSHDMTAVRRLCDRAILIDHGVKLFDGAPEEAVTRFYALRGDRRESPDVRAVPAVAGADGARGDLAGSGIRIGGGGGSILFVRCLDDAGADMLHFEVGSRTTVELLFEAHSDLQEPNVGIEIYDRFNQLVFGTSLKNMAVRLGPMRSGERCSVRIYAKLDLMPGQYALSAAVADQFGSEDPNAGTVVSRIENMGPITVRSSRELLPFYGLACLPSSCEVVELKSVV, from the coding sequence TTGAGCAAGCGCTTTCGGATATTTTCCGGGTCGTTCAATCGGATGCTCGGCGCGTTGCTGGGAACTGCGGGGCCATCCGCGACAGAGAATTGGGCGATCAAAGGTCTCGACCTAACCATTGATCGCGGCGAGGCCGTCGGCATCATCGGGCGTAACGGCTCGGGAAAGTCGACGCTCTTGAAATTGATCGCCGGTGCGCTTGAGCCTTCTGCTGGCCAGATCAAGGTCGTTGGCAGAGTGCTCGCCTTGTTGGAGCTGGGAACGGGGTTCAATCCCGAACTTACAGGTCGTCAGAACGTGCTTCTCGCAGCCCAGATGCATGCATTCGAAGAGGATGACATTCGCACAAAGCTTCGGGACATTGAGACGTTTGCAGACTTGTCCGACTATTTCGATCGTCCGGTGAAGACGTATTCGTCTGGCATGTTTGTAAGGCTGGCGTTCGCAACCTTCATATTCATGAAGCCCGACATTCTGGTGATCGACGAAGCATTGAGTGTCGGGGACGTCTTTTTTCAGCAGAAGTGCTTCAATGCGATCATGGAGATGAAAGAGAGGGGTACAACCATCCTTTTTGTCTCCCATGATATGACTGCTGTTCGCAGGCTCTGCGACAGGGCCATCCTGATTGACCATGGCGTCAAGCTGTTTGATGGGGCTCCGGAGGAGGCGGTGACGCGGTTCTATGCGCTGCGAGGTGATCGCCGCGAGAGCCCAGACGTTCGAGCCGTTCCGGCCGTGGCCGGGGCTGACGGTGCCAGGGGCGATCTCGCCGGGTCTGGCATCAGGATCGGCGGAGGCGGCGGAAGCATCCTGTTCGTGCGATGCCTGGATGACGCAGGCGCAGACATGTTGCACTTCGAAGTAGGCTCGCGGACGACCGTCGAGCTCTTGTTTGAGGCCCACAGCGACTTGCAGGAGCCGAATGTCGGAATCGAGATATATGATCGGTTCAACCAGCTGGTCTTCGGGACGAGTTTGAAGAACATGGCTGTCAGGCTGGGGCCGATGAGATCCGGCGAGCGGTGTTCGGTCCGGATCTATGCGAAGCTGGATCTCATGCCGGGACAGTACGCGCTATCTGCTGCAGTTGCCGACCAGTTCGGAAGCGAGGATCCCAATGCGGGGACTGTTGTAAGCAGAATTGAAAATATGGGGCCAATCACTGTTCGATCGAGCAGGGAACTGCTGCCATTCTACGGCTTGGCCTGTCTGCCCTCGTCGTGCGAAGTCGTTGAACTCAAGTCTGTTGTTTAG
- a CDS encoding class I SAM-dependent methyltransferase, whose product MHPRYRATCRVCHSAKLTPVIDLGSQYLQGSFVKEGTLMPPTRKLPTQLVRCDVTRNEDGCGLLQLAHTFPPEILYANYWYRSGTNATMRDHLAGIVKSALSLIDKKAPVVLDVGCNDGTLLANYPAGSKRFGVDPSDIANGIEGDVTVVNTTFPSEQASSVLPEGGFDVVTSIAMFYDLEAPVEFASAVQKLLKPDGIWIFEMSYLPLMLLQNSFDTICHEHLEYYSLAVLETIAAKAGLRIFKVDLNDINGGSLRCYACNASEGRYGTAVDKSFIHQLRIREFELELDTDKPYLQFQDRINRARDELNALIFNIRARGERIHIYGASTKGNVLLQWYGINRLMVDCAADRNPQKVGSRTLGTDIPIVSEEESRAAKPDYYLVLPWHFRKEFLERERKTIEAGTKMIFPLPVVEVVGADNLDAAVAAASSQSTSIERILFE is encoded by the coding sequence TTGCATCCGCGTTATCGTGCAACATGCCGCGTTTGCCATTCGGCAAAGCTTACGCCTGTCATTGATTTGGGCTCGCAGTATCTGCAGGGGTCGTTCGTGAAGGAGGGTACGTTGATGCCGCCGACACGGAAACTCCCAACCCAGCTCGTTCGCTGCGACGTGACGCGGAATGAAGATGGCTGTGGGCTTCTCCAGCTCGCGCACACCTTTCCGCCTGAGATTCTTTACGCCAACTATTGGTATCGCTCCGGAACGAATGCGACGATGCGCGATCATCTTGCGGGGATCGTGAAGAGTGCTCTGTCGTTGATCGATAAGAAGGCGCCTGTGGTTCTGGACGTCGGGTGCAACGACGGCACGTTGTTGGCCAACTATCCCGCCGGCTCGAAGCGCTTCGGGGTCGATCCCTCCGATATCGCCAATGGAATTGAAGGCGACGTTACAGTCGTGAACACGACGTTCCCGTCCGAACAGGCCTCTTCAGTTCTTCCCGAGGGGGGATTTGACGTCGTTACCTCAATCGCGATGTTCTACGATCTCGAGGCGCCGGTCGAGTTTGCATCTGCGGTTCAGAAGCTTCTGAAGCCGGATGGCATTTGGATCTTCGAGATGTCCTACCTGCCGCTTATGCTTCTACAAAATTCCTTTGATACCATCTGTCATGAGCACCTCGAGTATTACAGCTTGGCTGTTCTCGAGACCATCGCGGCGAAGGCGGGGCTGCGGATCTTCAAGGTGGATCTCAACGACATCAACGGCGGAAGCTTGCGTTGTTACGCTTGCAACGCCTCGGAAGGCCGGTATGGCACGGCGGTGGATAAGAGCTTCATTCATCAGTTGCGAATTCGGGAGTTCGAACTGGAGCTCGACACGGATAAGCCGTATCTGCAATTTCAAGATCGCATCAACCGCGCACGGGATGAGCTCAATGCGTTAATCTTCAACATCCGGGCGCGCGGCGAGCGGATCCACATCTACGGCGCCTCGACCAAGGGGAACGTGCTCCTTCAGTGGTACGGCATAAATAGATTGATGGTTGATTGCGCGGCCGATCGGAATCCGCAAAAGGTCGGCTCAAGAACTTTGGGCACCGATATACCGATTGTCTCCGAGGAGGAGTCCCGCGCGGCAAAGCCTGACTATTATCTGGTTCTCCCATGGCACTTCCGGAAGGAGTTCCTGGAGCGAGAGAGGAAGACGATCGAGGCTGGAACCAAGATGATCTTCCCCCTTCCTGTCGTGGAAGTTGTTGGTGCTGACAACCTCGATGCCGCCGTCGCAGCGGCGTCCTCCCAGAGTACGTCGATCGAGAGAATCCTCTTCGAGTAG
- a CDS encoding GDP-mannose 4,6-dehydratase yields the protein MPYSLVLGTNGQDGSYLADSLLRRGHVVIGVGRQDAPSYDFGSKRFEYISLDIGSASALTDVLCSYPLDYVFHAAAVHGPSGFEYESVWQSALAVNIGSIQTVLEHARTRARDLRVMYAGSCKIFPNPHVGVINEDTPARGTCLYSIGKMASRELLSYYRQRHGVSTTNLILFNHESPRRDPSYLFPQLVRAIASALTTGEPSLQVRTLNFSVDWSAADEIMDIVADLAVMSDVPEVVLGSGQTWTGRAAVDHLFSAFGIAGAGLVQLESPDLDYTGQFRVSLDRLAKAINRVPTKTIVDIATDILNTNYRLQLPPDASRA from the coding sequence ATGCCGTACTCGCTTGTGTTGGGGACTAATGGTCAGGATGGTAGCTATCTAGCTGACAGTCTCCTGCGACGAGGTCACGTCGTTATAGGAGTTGGACGTCAAGATGCTCCATCGTATGACTTTGGCTCGAAGAGGTTTGAGTACATCTCGTTAGATATCGGGTCGGCGAGCGCGCTGACTGATGTCTTGTGCTCCTATCCGCTGGATTACGTCTTCCATGCTGCCGCAGTACACGGCCCGTCCGGCTTCGAATACGAGAGTGTCTGGCAGAGCGCTTTAGCTGTTAATATTGGGTCGATACAGACTGTCCTCGAGCATGCACGTACCAGGGCGCGAGACCTCCGCGTGATGTATGCCGGATCCTGCAAGATCTTCCCAAATCCGCATGTCGGGGTCATCAATGAGGATACGCCGGCTCGAGGCACGTGCTTGTATAGCATAGGAAAGATGGCCAGCCGCGAATTGCTGTCCTACTATCGGCAGCGCCATGGCGTCTCGACGACCAATCTCATCTTGTTCAATCATGAGTCGCCGCGTCGCGATCCCAGCTATCTCTTTCCCCAGTTGGTGAGGGCAATTGCTTCCGCCCTGACGACCGGGGAACCCAGTCTGCAGGTGAGGACTCTGAACTTCTCGGTCGATTGGAGCGCCGCCGATGAGATCATGGACATCGTCGCCGATCTCGCCGTGATGTCTGATGTCCCGGAAGTCGTGTTAGGGTCTGGACAGACGTGGACCGGCAGAGCCGCTGTCGATCATCTGTTTTCAGCTTTTGGGATCGCCGGTGCTGGCTTGGTACAATTGGAGAGTCCAGATCTCGATTATACGGGTCAGTTCAGGGTCTCGCTTGATCGGCTGGCCAAGGCGATCAATCGTGTTCCGACCAAGACCATCGTGGACATCGCGACCGATATATTGAACACGAACTATCGTCTCCAGTTGCCGCCGGACGCTTCCCGGGCCTGA
- a CDS encoding ABC transporter permease, whose amino-acid sequence MSGRAELATISGLITYRRYIVANALNEVRTRYAGTSLGIAWHIMYPLTIVFVLGAVLSGAFPTTNSRLGGVGASLSIACGLLPWLALSDALSRGTNSLVEHSLYLRKLSIPEEVYIAKSILASSIYCATLLLFLCVLVALSGHFHPIQLALLPVVAILLLMLAFGLSLALSPLNVLMRDVGQTLPLLLQLGMWLSPVLYPAELMPYGLAALQAVNPFSPFLAAIRSLMLDGMAPGIWTWFAMIGWAAGSCIIGAGILQKVRAELRDNL is encoded by the coding sequence ATGAGTGGCAGAGCCGAATTGGCAACCATCAGCGGATTGATAACGTACCGAAGATACATCGTTGCGAATGCGCTCAACGAAGTTCGAACGCGTTACGCGGGAACGAGCTTGGGGATCGCGTGGCATATTATGTACCCCCTGACGATCGTCTTCGTGCTTGGGGCGGTGCTGTCGGGAGCTTTTCCGACGACTAACTCTCGGCTAGGCGGTGTCGGCGCGAGCCTGAGTATCGCCTGTGGGCTGCTTCCCTGGCTGGCGCTTTCGGACGCTCTCTCTCGCGGGACGAACTCGCTGGTTGAGCACAGTCTGTATCTTCGAAAATTATCAATTCCTGAAGAAGTCTATATCGCCAAATCGATTTTGGCATCGAGTATCTATTGTGCGACGTTGCTGCTTTTCCTTTGCGTGTTGGTCGCATTGAGCGGCCATTTCCACCCGATCCAACTGGCGCTCTTGCCAGTCGTCGCGATACTGCTTTTGATGCTCGCGTTCGGGCTATCGCTCGCGCTCTCGCCGCTCAACGTTCTTATGCGCGATGTCGGGCAAACGTTGCCGCTCTTGTTGCAGTTGGGAATGTGGCTATCGCCCGTCCTGTACCCGGCCGAGTTGATGCCGTACGGACTTGCAGCGCTTCAGGCCGTCAATCCGTTCAGTCCATTTTTGGCTGCGATCCGGTCGCTCATGCTGGACGGAATGGCGCCGGGGATCTGGACGTGGTTTGCGATGATCGGCTGGGCTGCCGGCTCTTGCATTATCGGGGCCGGCATTCTTCAGAAAGTGCGCGCCGAGTTGCGAGATAATCTCTGA
- a CDS encoding glycosyltransferase family 2 protein, producing the protein MRRISVVTPCYNEALNVRECYAAVRDIFERFLPGYEREHLFCDNASTDGTIEILREIAASDPSVKIILNSRNFGPMRSNYNGVMAASGDAVLLFLPADLQDPPSLLPKFVELWEQGFEVVFGIRAEREEAWLMRTVRFGYYRFLTGLTQLSAPPGVGDCQLVDRKVVEAMRQIEDAYPFLRMMTFECGYKSVGVPYVWMARKRGFSKNSLARLVDQGLNGIITYTSSPVRAVLLAGFAIAALSIVYAVANLILGLVLYQRLAEPGIFSIIVAVFFFGGVQLFVTGLLGEYILAIYAQVRKKPVVFERERINFSDRR; encoded by the coding sequence TTGCGCAGAATTAGCGTCGTTACGCCGTGCTACAACGAGGCGTTGAACGTTCGGGAGTGCTACGCTGCCGTTCGCGACATATTCGAGCGTTTCCTTCCGGGCTACGAGCGAGAGCATCTGTTTTGCGATAATGCCTCTACGGACGGCACGATCGAAATTCTTCGTGAAATTGCCGCGTCGGATCCGAGCGTCAAAATTATTCTTAATTCGCGAAACTTCGGTCCGATGCGATCAAATTACAACGGCGTCATGGCGGCATCCGGAGATGCGGTCTTGCTATTCCTGCCGGCCGACCTTCAGGACCCCCCTTCATTGTTGCCCAAGTTCGTCGAGCTGTGGGAGCAAGGGTTTGAGGTGGTGTTTGGCATTCGGGCCGAGCGCGAAGAGGCTTGGCTGATGCGGACCGTTCGTTTTGGATACTACAGATTTCTAACCGGACTAACTCAACTTTCAGCACCGCCAGGCGTTGGTGATTGTCAGCTCGTTGATCGGAAGGTCGTTGAAGCTATGCGGCAGATTGAGGATGCTTACCCGTTCCTGCGCATGATGACGTTCGAGTGTGGGTATAAGTCGGTGGGCGTGCCTTACGTCTGGATGGCCCGCAAGCGAGGCTTCTCTAAGAACTCTCTCGCGAGGCTTGTTGATCAGGGTTTGAATGGCATCATCACCTACACCAGCTCGCCGGTGCGGGCCGTCTTATTGGCGGGCTTCGCTATTGCTGCGCTTTCGATAGTTTATGCAGTGGCAAACCTTATTCTTGGCTTGGTGCTTTATCAGCGTCTCGCCGAGCCCGGCATATTTTCGATCATCGTCGCGGTCTTCTTCTTTGGCGGTGTGCAGCTTTTTGTGACCGGGTTGCTGGGGGAGTACATTCTTGCGATCTATGCGCAGGTACGGAAGAAGCCGGTGGTCTTCGAACGTGAGCGCATTAACTTTTCCGATAGGCGCTGA
- a CDS encoding winged helix-turn-helix transcriptional regulator: MDHLLEGGHENEQIVLGLLNSVEADGARSQRRIAAELGIALGLVNAYLKRCIKKGLVKVHDAPTRRYAYYLTPQGFAEKSRLTVQYLSNSFSFFRHAKSDCAQVFERARAAGFARLLIAGRSDLAEIAILCAVEAGITIVAVVDPRSESTTFVGVEVVGSFAEITASFDAVLITDVIRARESFEAAVVVCGANRVLAPALLGLRPASAAEEAP, translated from the coding sequence ATGGACCACTTGCTGGAGGGGGGGCATGAGAACGAGCAGATCGTTCTGGGCCTGCTAAACTCCGTGGAGGCCGATGGTGCCCGTTCGCAACGTCGCATTGCGGCCGAGCTCGGCATTGCCCTTGGTCTCGTCAATGCCTACCTCAAGCGCTGCATCAAGAAGGGGCTGGTAAAAGTCCATGATGCCCCTACGCGTCGTTACGCTTATTACCTCACTCCGCAGGGCTTCGCTGAGAAGTCTCGCCTGACAGTTCAGTATCTTTCCAACTCATTCTCCTTCTTTCGTCACGCCAAGAGCGACTGCGCCCAGGTTTTCGAGAGAGCCAGGGCCGCGGGTTTCGCCCGGCTTCTGATCGCCGGCAGGTCCGATCTAGCCGAGATTGCCATCCTGTGTGCCGTTGAGGCGGGCATCACGATCGTTGCGGTGGTCGATCCGCGCAGCGAAAGTACGACATTCGTCGGCGTCGAGGTCGTAGGCTCATTCGCCGAGATTACTGCGTCATTCGATGCTGTGCTGATCACCGATGTGATCCGTGCCCGCGAATCCTTTGAGGCGGCGGTCGTGGTCTGCGGGGCGAACCGGGTTCTTGCGCCCGCGCTTCTGGGGTTGCGGCCGGCATCGGCGGCGGAGGAGGCGCCATGA